ATGTCCGAGGACCTGGACGAGATCTTCCAACTCTCCGACCGGATCGCGGTGATCTACGACGGCCGGATCGTCTCGGAGACCACCCCCGAGCAGGCCGACCTCCAGTCCCTCGGCCTGAGCATGGCCGGCGCCGATACCGTCGAGGCGGGACCAGCTGCATGACCGATCAAGCCCCTTCCGAGCTTCAGACGCCGGACGGCGGCCGCCGCCGGGACCCGCTGTCGATGTTGTTCCAATCCGGGGCATGGAGGTTCGAGAAGAGGCTGGTGGTCCGCCCATGGCACGAGTTCGTCACGCTGGTCGCCGCTCTCGTGGTGGCGGTGGGCATCATCGCCGGCCTGGTGCTGTTCATCGGAAAGAGTCCGGCCGATTCGTTCGCCGCCCTGTACAACGGGGCCTTCGGCACCCGGGAGTCCACCCTGGAGACCCTGGTGCAGGCGACACCGCTGATCCTTACCGGCCTGGCGGCTGCGATCGCCTTCCGGGCCGGGGTCTGGAACATCGGCGGCGAGGGACAGTTCTTCGCCGGCGTTATGGGTACCTGGTTCGTCTACGACCTTTGGGGAGGGCTACCGGCGCCGCTGCTCTTCGTCTTGATGTTCATCTTCGCCGCCATCGCGGGCGCCGCCTGGGCATCGGTGGCCAGCGGGCTGCTGGTTCGGTACGGGACCAACGAGATCCTTACCACGGTCATGCTCAACTTCGTGATCCTTTACATCCTCTCCTACCTGCTGGCCGGACCCTGGCAGTCGCCCGACACCTTCTACTACCAGACCGTACGGATGGCGGACACCACCTACCTGCCCCGCTTCGTCACCGGCAGTCGCCTTCACTGGGGGTTCGCCATCGCGCTGATCGCCGCGCTGGTGGTCTACTGGCTCATCAGGCGCACCGCCCTGGGATACGAGATAAGGGGGATCGGCTCCAACGTGGTCGCCTCCCGCTACAAGGGCATCAGGGTGGGTACCGTGACCCTCGCCACCATGGCCATCTCGGGAGCTCTGGCCGGCATTGCCGGCGCCGGGGAGTTGCTGGGGCTCCACCATCGTGTCCAGCTCGACATCGCCGAGGGCATCGGTTTCACGGGCATCATCATCGCCCTGGTGGCCCGCCTGCATCCGCTCGGCGTGATCGTGGCCGCCATACTGTTCGGCGCCCTCGTCAACGGGTCCACCGCCATGCAGTACGAGACCGGCATTCCGAAGGCGCTGGTGTTCGTGATCGAGGGGACCACGCTCGCACTGGTCCTGATCGCGGCGATGGTGTCCCGGTACCGGATCCGGAAGGCCGGCTGACATGGAAGATCTCTTCACCAGCGCTGTCCTCGTAGGGATCTTCTGGGCCACGTTGCGGATCGCCACGCCCCTGCTTCTGGCCGCCCTGGGCGAGTTGGTCTGCGAGAGCAGCGGGATACTGAACCTGAGCCTCGAAGGAACCATGACGATGGGCGCCTTCGCGGGCTTCTATGTGGCCAACGAGACGGGCAGCATCCTGGCCGGTTTGGTGGCGGCCGGGGTCGGCGGAGCGTTCCTGTCGCTCATCATG
This is a stretch of genomic DNA from bacterium. It encodes these proteins:
- a CDS encoding ABC transporter permease, with product MTDQAPSELQTPDGGRRRDPLSMLFQSGAWRFEKRLVVRPWHEFVTLVAALVVAVGIIAGLVLFIGKSPADSFAALYNGAFGTRESTLETLVQATPLILTGLAAAIAFRAGVWNIGGEGQFFAGVMGTWFVYDLWGGLPAPLLFVLMFIFAAIAGAAWASVASGLLVRYGTNEILTTVMLNFVILYILSYLLAGPWQSPDTFYYQTVRMADTTYLPRFVTGSRLHWGFAIALIAALVVYWLIRRTALGYEIRGIGSNVVASRYKGIRVGTVTLATMAISGALAGIAGAGELLGLHHRVQLDIAEGIGFTGIIIALVARLHPLGVIVAAILFGALVNGSTAMQYETGIPKALVFVIEGTTLALVLIAAMVSRYRIRKAG